In Haloterrigena turkmenica DSM 5511, a single genomic region encodes these proteins:
- a CDS encoding amphi-Trp domain-containing protein codes for MDDSPTEVEFELERAYDREELAAVFREFGDALAGDRPLKIDDGERTATVSIPERVVAEFEAEREDDEPPVAELELELEWDDPGGSTIRLGDSERGTPGVVGAEAESAAETGTGSGTAATGDPETDSETATMPPEAVPGGPKADESTTEGGRTSRFEVYEDRGGEWRWRLVHWNGNIIADSGEGYTSRSNAKRAARSVMRSAPTASIENRED; via the coding sequence ATGGACGACTCACCGACCGAAGTCGAGTTCGAACTCGAGCGCGCGTACGACCGCGAGGAACTCGCCGCCGTCTTCCGGGAGTTCGGGGACGCGCTGGCCGGCGACCGGCCCCTGAAAATCGACGACGGCGAGCGGACCGCAACGGTGTCGATTCCGGAGCGGGTCGTCGCCGAGTTCGAGGCCGAACGCGAGGACGACGAGCCGCCCGTCGCCGAACTGGAACTCGAACTCGAGTGGGACGATCCGGGCGGGTCGACGATACGACTCGGAGACAGCGAGCGCGGGACGCCCGGCGTCGTAGGCGCCGAGGCCGAATCAGCGGCCGAAACCGGAACTGGAAGCGGAACCGCGGCCACGGGAGACCCCGAAACCGATTCCGAGACCGCGACGATGCCGCCGGAAGCGGTTCCCGGCGGTCCGAAGGCGGACGAATCGACGACGGAAGGGGGCCGAACCAGTCGGTTCGAAGTTTACGAGGACCGCGGCGGCGAGTGGCGCTGGCGGCTCGTCCACTGGAACGGAAACATCATCGCCGACAGCGGCGAAGGGTACACCTCGCGGTCGAATGCGAAGCGGGCAGCCCGAAGCGTCATGCGGTCGGCACCGACCGCGAGTATCGAGAATCGGGAGGACTGA
- a CDS encoding HNH endonuclease, producing MTSRDWQADRRAVFDRDDHACRHCEESGDAADPTALRTYPVGAVPLEGTVHESSLATVCTDCFETLQSASDSPASSAESVSSEALFRLVRETTRVQGGAIADVASFASLATSLPTTLADARAEADAAADSDSTFDAAVDETAAAYRDGRREALLALDVADARLERVRSVDGAAFDADVRSSLSTVTETATDLQSTLREAVARSEIVPVCLERCHGCFEPLEGDACSTCGLEVLETADWRGEEGVAFERLFSSINDSLQGASTTTETLTERTMTLATQLTES from the coding sequence GTGACTTCCCGCGACTGGCAGGCCGACCGGCGCGCCGTCTTCGACCGCGACGACCACGCGTGTCGCCACTGCGAAGAATCCGGCGACGCCGCCGACCCGACCGCCCTCCGAACGTACCCCGTCGGCGCCGTCCCCCTCGAGGGAACGGTCCACGAGAGTTCGCTGGCGACCGTCTGTACCGACTGTTTCGAGACGCTGCAGTCCGCTTCCGACTCCCCCGCCTCGAGCGCCGAGTCGGTCTCGAGCGAGGCGCTGTTCCGACTCGTCCGCGAGACGACCCGCGTTCAGGGCGGCGCCATCGCCGACGTCGCCTCCTTCGCCTCGCTCGCGACGTCGCTGCCGACGACGCTCGCCGACGCTCGAGCCGAGGCCGACGCTGCGGCCGACTCCGACTCGACGTTCGACGCTGCGGTCGACGAAACGGCCGCGGCGTACCGCGACGGCCGCCGAGAGGCCCTGCTTGCGCTCGACGTCGCCGATGCGCGCCTCGAGCGCGTCCGGTCGGTCGACGGAGCGGCGTTCGACGCCGACGTCCGCTCGTCGCTGTCGACGGTCACCGAGACCGCGACCGACCTGCAGTCGACGCTGCGCGAGGCCGTCGCGCGCTCCGAGATCGTTCCCGTCTGTCTCGAGCGCTGTCACGGCTGTTTCGAGCCGCTCGAGGGTGACGCCTGTTCGACCTGCGGCCTCGAGGTCCTCGAGACGGCCGACTGGCGCGGCGAGGAGGGCGTCGCGTTCGAACGGCTGTTCTCGTCGATCAACGACAGCCTCCAGGGCGCCTCGACGACGACGGAGACGCTGACCGAGCGGACGATGACGCTGGCGACCCAGTTGACGGAGTCCTGA
- a CDS encoding Lrp/AsnC family transcriptional regulator, translating into MDHRLDEIDRRIIYALMDDARNTSAPTIAADVSVSPGTIRNRIEQLEERGIITGYHANVDFERAAGHLANLFMCNAPVSERESMAQRAQVIPGVTNVRELLTGRRNLHVLAVGEDTADLRRIARALSDLGIEIEDEVLVQNEIGCPYAPFGPTDETHEAMLTDFISLSGDAEVAEVTVDRDARIAGMSLQEAAQREVLDDDSLVVAIERDDAVVTPHGDTVIRPDDIVTLFSRDGVTDETIDVFRTDDAAE; encoded by the coding sequence ATGGACCACCGGCTCGACGAGATCGATCGTCGAATCATCTACGCGCTGATGGACGACGCGCGGAACACTTCGGCTCCGACGATCGCCGCGGACGTGAGCGTCTCTCCCGGGACGATTCGAAATCGGATCGAGCAACTCGAGGAGCGGGGAATCATCACCGGCTATCACGCGAACGTGGACTTCGAACGGGCGGCGGGACACCTCGCGAATCTCTTCATGTGCAACGCGCCGGTTTCGGAGCGCGAATCGATGGCGCAGCGGGCGCAGGTGATTCCCGGTGTCACCAACGTCCGCGAGTTGCTGACCGGCCGGCGGAACCTGCACGTGCTCGCGGTGGGGGAAGATACCGCGGATCTGCGGCGGATCGCACGTGCGCTCTCGGATCTCGGCATCGAAATCGAAGACGAAGTGCTCGTCCAGAACGAGATCGGGTGCCCGTACGCGCCGTTCGGTCCCACCGACGAGACTCACGAAGCCATGCTGACGGACTTCATCAGCCTCTCCGGCGACGCCGAGGTCGCCGAGGTGACGGTCGACCGAGATGCCCGGATCGCCGGCATGAGTCTTCAGGAGGCGGCCCAGCGCGAGGTGCTCGACGACGATTCCCTCGTCGTCGCGATCGAGCGAGACGATGCCGTCGTGACGCCACACGGCGACACCGTGATCCGACCGGACGACATCGTCACGCTGTTCTCCCGCGACGGCGTGACCGACGAGACGATCGACGTGTTCCGCACCGACGACGCGGCGGAGTAA
- a CDS encoding universal stress protein, with product MTDALLETMLVPIASEDDAKRTCEAILSELNDRATVHVVHVIEKAGGAPDKAGVAQREERAERIFEIVESTLAGTNTALETEILYGTDVAATILEHARDLEATAIVFTPRGASRWMRLLTGDVAQKLLTNTDRPLVILPRSDHE from the coding sequence ATGACTGACGCCCTCCTCGAGACGATGCTCGTTCCGATCGCGAGCGAGGACGACGCCAAGCGGACCTGCGAGGCGATCCTGTCAGAGCTCAACGACCGCGCGACGGTTCACGTCGTTCACGTCATCGAGAAGGCGGGCGGCGCGCCCGACAAGGCCGGCGTCGCCCAGCGCGAGGAGCGCGCCGAGCGGATCTTCGAGATCGTCGAGTCGACGCTCGCCGGGACGAACACCGCCCTCGAGACGGAGATCCTGTACGGGACCGACGTCGCAGCGACGATCCTCGAACACGCTCGCGACCTCGAGGCGACGGCGATCGTCTTCACGCCTCGCGGTGCGAGCCGGTGGATGCGGCTCCTGACCGGTGACGTCGCACAGAAACTGCTCACGAACACCGATCGACCGCTGGTAATCTTGCCAAGATCCGACCATGAGTGA
- a CDS encoding amino acid permease, which produces MSDEELAKDLGLLSALAIGMGTMIGAGIFVLPGVAAQEAGPIVVVSFVVGGMIAMVNALAVSELGTAMPKAGGGYYYINRGLGPLFGSISGMGDWMGLAFASAFYCIGFGGYLTDLLAGTMLALPTLELGLVALSDIQLGALIAGLLFVGVNYMGAKETGGVQTVIVTVLLGILTVFAASGFFHFDWATLTTDGLAPTDRGYGAILPGTALVFVSFLGYAKIATVAEELQNPGRNLPIAVIGSVAVVTAIYAILVATMVGIVPWHSLDDSVPVSQVAEITFAGVPVLDAVGVTLISLAAMLATASSANASILSSARINFAMGRDKIVTDKLNEIHPRYATPYRSILLTGGVIIVFIAALGQDLEILAKAASVLHLIVYGLMNLALIAFREADVPEYDPDFRVPFYPVTPILGALLSFGLVAFMDTIEIALSLAFVAVAVLWYAFYARAKTPRQGVLGEYILDRSEELPDVAVSAASAARPDGSGQYRVMVPLANPRTERHLIELASTLAAENDGVVHAVHIVQVPDQTPLDRGAEHIERIDAESEALLELAREHAEDRGAEIETTTIVSHRSFEEVFDAARQHDVDQVVMGWGDDRPWSAGRAERPLDELAADLPCDFLVLKDRGYDPSRILLPTAGGPDSDLSAEVAKTLRSATGSTIQLLHVVDDERERESGEQFLANWAAEHGFGDAVLTVDDSGDVEGAIAREAEDRTLVVIGATERGLLSRLVRGSLVFDVVDEVDCSVLLAERPAERSLRERLFGRSE; this is translated from the coding sequence ATGAGTGACGAAGAACTCGCCAAGGACCTCGGACTGCTCTCGGCGCTGGCGATCGGGATGGGGACGATGATCGGCGCCGGCATCTTCGTGTTGCCCGGCGTCGCGGCCCAGGAGGCCGGGCCGATCGTCGTCGTCTCGTTCGTGGTCGGCGGCATGATCGCGATGGTCAACGCCTTGGCGGTGAGCGAACTCGGGACGGCGATGCCGAAGGCCGGCGGCGGCTACTACTACATCAACCGCGGACTCGGGCCGCTGTTCGGCTCGATATCCGGAATGGGTGACTGGATGGGGCTGGCCTTCGCCTCGGCGTTTTACTGCATCGGGTTCGGCGGCTACCTCACCGATCTGCTGGCCGGAACGATGCTCGCCCTGCCGACCCTTGAGCTCGGTCTCGTTGCCCTGTCGGACATCCAGCTCGGCGCGCTGATCGCCGGCCTGCTGTTCGTCGGCGTCAACTACATGGGCGCCAAGGAGACCGGGGGCGTCCAGACAGTGATCGTTACGGTCCTGCTGGGGATCCTCACCGTCTTCGCTGCCTCCGGCTTCTTCCATTTCGATTGGGCGACGCTCACGACAGACGGACTCGCGCCGACCGATCGGGGGTACGGTGCGATCCTGCCGGGGACCGCCCTCGTCTTCGTCTCCTTCCTCGGCTACGCGAAGATCGCGACGGTCGCCGAGGAACTGCAAAACCCCGGCCGAAACCTCCCGATCGCGGTCATCGGCAGCGTCGCCGTCGTGACGGCGATCTACGCGATCCTCGTCGCCACGATGGTCGGCATCGTTCCGTGGCACTCGCTGGACGACAGCGTCCCCGTCTCCCAGGTCGCCGAGATCACCTTCGCCGGGGTCCCCGTCCTCGACGCCGTCGGCGTGACGCTGATCTCGCTGGCCGCAATGCTGGCGACCGCCTCGAGCGCCAACGCCTCGATTCTCTCGTCGGCTCGAATCAACTTCGCGATGGGCCGCGATAAGATCGTCACGGACAAACTCAACGAGATCCACCCGCGGTACGCGACGCCGTACCGGTCGATCCTGCTTACCGGGGGCGTCATCATCGTCTTCATCGCCGCGCTGGGCCAGGACCTCGAGATCCTCGCGAAGGCCGCCAGCGTGCTCCACCTGATCGTCTACGGGCTCATGAACCTCGCGCTGATCGCCTTCCGCGAGGCGGACGTCCCCGAGTACGACCCCGACTTCCGGGTCCCGTTCTACCCGGTGACGCCGATCCTCGGTGCGCTGCTCTCCTTCGGTCTCGTCGCCTTCATGGACACGATCGAGATCGCGTTAAGCCTCGCGTTCGTCGCCGTCGCGGTGCTGTGGTACGCGTTCTACGCTCGCGCGAAGACGCCCCGACAGGGCGTCCTCGGCGAGTACATCCTCGATCGCTCCGAGGAGCTGCCCGACGTCGCGGTCTCGGCGGCCAGCGCTGCTCGACCGGACGGCTCGGGCCAGTATCGCGTCATGGTGCCGCTGGCCAACCCGCGCACCGAGCGCCACCTGATCGAACTGGCCAGCACGCTCGCCGCCGAAAACGACGGCGTCGTCCACGCGGTCCACATCGTGCAGGTCCCCGACCAGACGCCACTGGATCGCGGTGCCGAGCACATCGAGCGGATCGACGCCGAGTCCGAAGCGCTACTCGAGCTGGCCCGCGAACACGCCGAAGACCGCGGCGCCGAGATCGAGACGACGACGATCGTCTCCCACCGCTCGTTCGAGGAGGTGTTCGACGCGGCCCGCCAGCACGACGTCGATCAGGTCGTGATGGGCTGGGGCGACGATCGGCCGTGGTCCGCGGGGCGGGCCGAGCGCCCGCTCGACGAACTCGCCGCTGACCTGCCGTGTGACTTCCTCGTGTTGAAGGATCGCGGCTACGATCCGTCTCGAATTCTCCTGCCGACCGCCGGCGGTCCAGATTCGGATCTCAGCGCCGAGGTCGCGAAGACGCTGCGCTCGGCGACGGGATCGACGATTCAGTTGCTCCACGTCGTCGACGACGAGCGCGAGCGCGAATCGGGCGAGCAGTTCCTCGCGAACTGGGCGGCCGAACACGGGTTCGGCGACGCCGTGTTGACCGTCGACGACTCCGGCGATGTCGAGGGCGCGATCGCCCGCGAGGCCGAAGACAGGACGCTCGTCGTCATCGGCGCGACCGAGCGCGGTCTGCTCTCGCGGCTCGTCCGCGGCTCGCTCGTCTTCGACGTCGTCGACGAAGTCGACTGTTCGGTCCTGCTCGCCGAACGGCCGGCGGAGCGCTCGCTCCGGGAACGGCTCTTCGGACGCTCAGAATAG
- a CDS encoding nucleoside phosphorylase produces MATQPHLLVDDGDLTDRVLVPGDPGRVDRIADHCDESETVAQNREYKVVNATYEGQELTICSTGIGCPSAAIAVEELANVGVETIIRVGTTGALQSGIEIGDMVVATGAAKEEGTSKRYEAAEYPAVPDYDVLSALVDSAEANGEDVHVGPIVSDDAYYAETDEHVVDWEAAGLLAVEMEAAAIFSLARRKGLRAGAICTVDGNLVEGTQKGTDTEDDELPEKAKNNVGRAIDISLEAATRL; encoded by the coding sequence ATGGCAACGCAGCCACATCTGTTGGTCGACGACGGCGACCTGACCGATCGCGTGCTCGTACCGGGCGATCCCGGTCGCGTCGATCGCATCGCCGACCACTGCGACGAATCCGAAACCGTCGCCCAGAATCGCGAGTACAAGGTCGTCAACGCGACCTACGAGGGACAGGAGCTGACGATCTGCTCGACCGGTATCGGCTGTCCGTCGGCGGCGATCGCCGTCGAGGAACTGGCCAACGTCGGCGTCGAGACGATCATCCGCGTCGGCACGACCGGCGCTCTCCAGTCGGGTATCGAGATCGGCGACATGGTCGTCGCGACCGGCGCCGCGAAAGAGGAGGGAACGTCAAAGCGGTACGAGGCCGCCGAATACCCCGCCGTGCCGGACTACGACGTGCTGTCGGCGCTGGTCGACTCGGCCGAAGCGAACGGCGAGGACGTCCACGTCGGCCCGATCGTCTCCGACGACGCCTACTACGCGGAGACCGACGAGCACGTCGTCGACTGGGAGGCCGCCGGTCTCCTCGCCGTCGAGATGGAAGCCGCCGCGATCTTCTCGCTGGCTCGCCGCAAGGGCCTGCGCGCCGGCGCGATCTGTACCGTCGACGGCAACCTCGTTGAGGGCACCCAGAAGGGCACCGACACCGAGGACGACGAACTGCCGGAGAAAGCGAAGAACAACGTCGGTCGTGCGATCGACATCTCGCTCGAGGCTGCGACCCGGCTCTAG
- a CDS encoding HalOD1 output domain-containing protein, with protein sequence MTERRIRESSGCEFKRRIQYERDANEPPSIATATALAQYFDDDIGSTNTRLYDYINPDALDSLFADTHRGASRADGTVEFSVENATVTVTPERVEVSPDC encoded by the coding sequence ATGACGGAACGAAGGATCAGAGAGTCCTCTGGATGCGAGTTTAAACGCCGCATTCAATACGAGCGAGACGCGAACGAACCGCCGAGTATAGCCACTGCAACCGCGCTAGCGCAGTACTTCGACGACGATATCGGTTCCACCAACACCCGACTATACGACTACATCAACCCGGACGCACTCGACTCCCTCTTTGCGGACACGCACCGAGGGGCGAGTCGGGCCGACGGAACCGTCGAATTCAGCGTCGAGAATGCGACGGTGACGGTCACGCCCGAACGGGTGGAGGTCTCCCCTGACTGCTGA
- a CDS encoding carbohydrate kinase family protein gives MPPTVLTAGHVNWDVTLRVDRLPAADGEATIRSQRQSGGGSAANVAAALAGLEVDAGLIGSVGDDDNGLLARRGLEEAGVSLSGIRVVEGAETAVKYLLVDDDGAVSILGNDGVNEAVRPADIDADRVRAADHVHLTSQRPETAARIASIAAAADVTVSFDPGRRFGDRTYDETVAAADILFVTEHEAAALVDAAGVDSEPTDRIVAITSGGDGAEIRTPDDSYAHPGFDVDSVDTAGAGDSFAAGFLTSRLEGASIEDALEYANACGALTASREGARSAPTASEVERFLEERAG, from the coding sequence ATGCCACCCACCGTACTCACCGCCGGTCACGTCAACTGGGACGTGACGCTGCGCGTCGACCGACTCCCCGCCGCCGACGGCGAGGCGACGATCCGCTCACAGCGCCAGTCCGGCGGCGGCAGCGCCGCCAACGTCGCCGCCGCGCTCGCCGGCCTCGAGGTCGACGCCGGGTTGATCGGCAGCGTCGGCGACGACGACAACGGCCTGCTGGCCAGGCGCGGCCTCGAGGAGGCCGGCGTCTCGCTGTCGGGGATCCGCGTCGTCGAGGGCGCCGAGACGGCGGTCAAGTACCTGCTCGTCGACGACGACGGTGCGGTCTCGATCCTGGGCAACGACGGCGTCAACGAGGCCGTTCGGCCGGCGGACATCGACGCTGATCGGGTTCGGGCGGCCGATCACGTCCACCTCACGAGCCAGCGCCCGGAGACCGCGGCGCGGATCGCTTCAATCGCCGCGGCGGCCGACGTCACCGTCAGTTTCGACCCCGGTCGCCGGTTCGGCGACCGCACGTACGACGAGACCGTCGCCGCGGCCGACATTCTGTTCGTCACCGAGCACGAAGCCGCGGCGCTGGTCGACGCGGCCGGCGTCGATTCTGAGCCGACCGATCGGATCGTCGCGATCACGTCCGGCGGCGACGGCGCAGAGATCCGGACTCCCGACGACAGCTACGCACATCCCGGGTTCGACGTCGACTCGGTCGACACGGCCGGTGCCGGCGACTCCTTTGCGGCGGGCTTTCTCACGAGCCGACTCGAGGGCGCGTCGATCGAGGACGCCCTCGAGTACGCGAACGCCTGCGGCGCGCTGACGGCGAGTCGGGAGGGCGCCCGCAGCGCGCCGACGGCGTCCGAGGTCGAACGGTTTCTGGAAGAGCGAGCGGGATGA
- a CDS encoding DUF63 family protein — protein MVLPEGFVLPPWYLLVPLLVILAGIVALLWVLEPPVTDRTVLAFAPWMMFGSALHVLYQLGAYPENVETLFATPTVYLVAAAVAGAAWIVAIFLYAGGLQPTIPRFFGIAGTAFFAVFASIILNVSWAEETFNLFWPVIAVIAAGIVTAIAWVALSLWFTDVAKTTSYTGALVVFGHTLDGVSTAIGYDVIGVEESVPLSALLLEAGGSLPIAEYVGAGWLFVLVKAALALVILGLFKEYVEDAPQQARIVLSGIAAVGLGPGVHNVLLFIAT, from the coding sequence ATGGTATTACCCGAGGGGTTCGTGCTCCCACCGTGGTACCTCCTCGTCCCGCTGCTGGTGATACTGGCGGGGATCGTCGCATTGCTGTGGGTTCTCGAGCCGCCGGTAACCGATCGGACCGTGCTGGCGTTCGCGCCGTGGATGATGTTCGGCTCGGCCCTCCACGTCCTCTATCAACTCGGCGCCTATCCGGAGAACGTCGAGACGCTGTTCGCGACGCCGACCGTCTATCTGGTCGCCGCGGCCGTCGCGGGCGCCGCTTGGATCGTCGCGATCTTCCTGTACGCCGGGGGGCTCCAGCCGACGATTCCGCGGTTCTTCGGTATCGCCGGGACCGCCTTTTTCGCCGTCTTCGCGTCGATCATCCTCAACGTGAGTTGGGCCGAAGAGACGTTCAACCTCTTCTGGCCGGTCATCGCCGTCATCGCCGCCGGGATCGTCACCGCGATCGCGTGGGTCGCGCTGAGCCTGTGGTTTACCGACGTCGCGAAGACGACGAGTTACACCGGCGCGCTGGTCGTCTTCGGGCACACCTTGGACGGCGTCTCGACGGCCATCGGCTACGACGTCATCGGCGTCGAGGAGTCGGTCCCCCTGTCGGCGCTGCTCCTCGAGGCCGGCGGGTCACTGCCGATCGCCGAGTACGTCGGCGCCGGCTGGCTGTTCGTCCTGGTGAAGGCCGCGCTGGCGCTGGTGATCCTCGGACTGTTCAAGGAGTACGTCGAGGACGCGCCCCAGCAGGCGCGGATCGTCCTCTCCGGGATCGCCGCGGTCGGGCTCGGCCCCGGCGTCCACAACGTCTTGCTCTTCATCGCCACCTAG
- a CDS encoding ribose 1,5-bisphosphate isomerase — MDDRGPDVAPAVVTTADEIAAMEIRGAATIADAAAEALAIQAERSDAERPDAFERQLRAAAKTLYETRPTAVSLPNALRYVLAGMDGETVAELRASTIARAEEFQRDLAQAQSKLGSVGANRLRDGDVVMTHCHSTDALACLEAAVEDGTEIEAIVKETRPRLQGHITARQLREWDVPVTVIVDGAARRYLDQADHVLVGADSIAADGSVINKIGTSGLAVIARERGVPVTVAAQTIKLHPDTMTGHTVEIERRDEREVLDDDERAAITDTADGADDGLTVENPAFDVTPPRYVDAIVTEHGQFPPETVVTLMRELFGETVDEPWEL, encoded by the coding sequence ATGGACGACCGTGGACCCGACGTCGCGCCGGCCGTCGTGACGACCGCCGACGAGATCGCCGCGATGGAGATCCGCGGGGCCGCGACGATCGCCGACGCGGCGGCCGAGGCGCTGGCGATCCAGGCCGAGCGATCCGACGCGGAGCGGCCCGACGCGTTCGAGCGGCAACTGCGAGCGGCCGCGAAGACGCTCTACGAGACCCGCCCGACGGCGGTGAGCCTGCCCAACGCGCTCCGGTACGTCCTCGCCGGGATGGACGGCGAGACCGTCGCGGAACTGCGCGCCTCGACTATCGCTCGCGCCGAGGAGTTCCAGCGCGATCTGGCGCAGGCGCAGTCGAAACTGGGATCGGTCGGCGCGAACCGGTTGCGCGACGGCGACGTCGTGATGACCCACTGCCACTCGACGGACGCGCTGGCCTGTCTCGAGGCCGCCGTCGAGGACGGCACCGAGATCGAGGCGATCGTCAAGGAGACTCGGCCCAGGCTGCAGGGCCACATCACGGCCCGACAGTTACGCGAGTGGGACGTGCCGGTGACGGTGATCGTCGACGGGGCGGCCCGTCGCTACCTCGACCAGGCGGATCACGTCCTGGTCGGGGCCGACAGCATCGCGGCCGACGGGAGCGTGATCAACAAGATCGGCACCAGCGGACTGGCGGTCATCGCCCGCGAGCGCGGCGTGCCGGTGACCGTCGCCGCCCAGACGATCAAACTCCACCCCGATACTATGACGGGCCACACCGTCGAGATCGAACGCCGCGACGAGCGGGAGGTGCTCGACGACGACGAGCGGGCCGCGATCACCGACACCGCCGACGGCGCCGACGACGGACTGACCGTCGAAAATCCCGCCTTCGACGTCACCCCGCCGCGGTACGTCGACGCGATCGTCACCGAACACGGCCAGTTCCCACCGGAAACCGTCGTCACGCTGATGCGGGAGCTGTTCGGAGAGACGGTCGACGAACCCTGGGAGCTGTAG